In Pseudomonas rhizosphaerae, one DNA window encodes the following:
- a CDS encoding M48 family metallopeptidase, giving the protein MTALKYLQAYPPALQEQVRQLIERGQLADYLSQRYPGRHAVQSDKALYSYAMALKQEHLRNAPAIDKVLFDNRLDLTHRALGLHTAVSRVQGGKLKAKKEIRIASLFKDAAPQFLQMIVVHELAHFRESDHNKAFYQLCEHMLPGYHQLEFDLRVYLTYRDLPPPT; this is encoded by the coding sequence ATGACCGCGCTGAAGTACCTGCAAGCCTACCCACCCGCACTGCAGGAGCAGGTACGGCAACTGATCGAGCGCGGCCAACTGGCGGACTATCTCAGCCAGCGTTACCCCGGGCGCCACGCCGTGCAGAGCGACAAGGCGCTGTACAGCTATGCCATGGCGTTGAAGCAGGAGCACCTGCGCAATGCGCCGGCCATCGACAAGGTCCTGTTCGACAACCGCCTGGACCTGACGCATCGCGCGCTGGGCCTGCACACGGCGGTGTCGCGGGTACAGGGCGGCAAGCTCAAGGCCAAGAAGGAAATCCGCATCGCTTCATTGTTCAAGGACGCAGCGCCGCAGTTTCTCCAGATGATCGTGGTGCATGAGCTGGCGCACTTCCGTGAGAGCGACCACAACAAGGCGTTCTACCAGCTGTGCGAGCACATGCTGCCCGGTTACCACCAGTTGGAATTCGACCTGCGCGTCTACCTGACCTACCGTGATCTACCCCCGCCGACGTGA
- a CDS encoding winged helix-turn-helix domain-containing protein produces the protein MQVSKTRSSFYRRLYVAWLIDSGQAATVPALIEATGMPRRTAQDTIAALADLDITCEFEQQDGERNHIGRYVIRQWGAIDREWIGQNLGQIRQVLGYP, from the coding sequence ATGCAAGTCAGCAAGACCCGCAGCAGTTTCTACCGTCGGCTCTACGTAGCCTGGCTGATCGACAGCGGCCAGGCGGCCACCGTGCCGGCCCTGATCGAGGCCACGGGCATGCCTCGGCGCACCGCCCAGGACACCATTGCAGCGCTGGCCGATCTGGACATCACCTGCGAGTTCGAGCAGCAGGACGGTGAGCGCAATCACATCGGCCGCTATGTGATCAGGCAGTGGGGTGCAATCGACCGGGAATGGATCGGCCAGAACCTGGGGCAGATCCGGCAGGTCCTGGGCTACCCCTGA
- a CDS encoding putative bifunctional diguanylate cyclase/phosphodiesterase, whose protein sequence is MECVSYPSTDGGSTLLVVDDYPENLLSMRALLERQDWQVVTAASGVEALGKLLEHEVDLVLLDVQMPGMDGFEVARLMRGSQRTRLTPIIFLTANEQSQAAVLKGYATGAVDYLFKPFDPQILRPKVQALLEQQRNRRDLQRLSRELETARAFNASVLENAGEGILVVSEQGLITFANPAISRLLGANVEQLQRGALTDYLHKPHVPEWFESDFYRAYSTRTTYRVHDALLRTANGQQLPVALSCAPLPGEQRAMVVTILDMSVVRSLHQQLEYQAVTDPLTGLLNRRGFYQAVESALVRNERAEKAQALLYLDLDGFKRINDSHGHDAGDRALRWVAEQLKAVLRPFDVVARLGGDEFTALLDNLDYPEQAAKVAEKLMERIAMEQTVEGVDISLGVSIGIATYPECGANLDSLLRAADIAMYAAKQAGRQQYRYYDQDLNGRARSRLLLETSVGEAIENRDFSLVYQPQVSLLDGRLRGFEALLRWCHPSVGDVQPGLFIPLLEQARLINRLSSWIYTQGAAQRQAWSSRFPAELVLSISLSNAQFAMPNLIAELQRAIALHGLRPQQLEVEVVECSLMHNLPQATTQLHQLRNLGVRIALDDFGTGPCSLKLLRDLPIDTLKLDRHLIARLPDSHPDGVFARSVIQACNAFDITVIAEGVETAEQCQWLRAAGCEWIQGFVIARPLTAQAASDFPLVSTGVQPAVV, encoded by the coding sequence ATGGAATGCGTCTCTTATCCGTCCACGGACGGCGGATCTACGTTGTTGGTGGTCGATGATTACCCGGAAAACCTGTTAAGCATGAGAGCACTGCTCGAACGCCAGGATTGGCAGGTGGTCACTGCGGCCTCGGGTGTCGAAGCGCTGGGCAAACTGCTCGAGCACGAAGTCGATCTGGTTTTACTGGACGTGCAGATGCCGGGCATGGACGGTTTCGAAGTGGCTCGCCTGATGCGCGGTAGCCAGCGCACGCGCCTGACCCCGATCATCTTCCTGACCGCCAACGAGCAGTCACAGGCCGCCGTGCTCAAGGGCTACGCCACGGGCGCCGTGGATTATCTGTTCAAGCCGTTCGATCCTCAAATTCTGCGGCCCAAGGTTCAGGCACTGCTCGAGCAGCAGCGCAACCGACGCGACCTGCAACGCTTGAGTCGGGAGCTGGAAACGGCTCGCGCCTTCAATGCCTCGGTACTCGAAAACGCCGGAGAAGGCATTCTGGTGGTCAGCGAACAGGGTCTGATCACCTTCGCCAACCCGGCTATCTCGCGCCTGCTCGGCGCCAATGTCGAGCAATTGCAGCGCGGAGCCTTGACCGACTACCTGCACAAACCGCATGTCCCCGAGTGGTTCGAATCCGACTTCTACCGCGCCTACAGCACGCGCACGACCTACCGCGTTCATGATGCGCTCCTGCGCACGGCGAACGGCCAGCAATTGCCGGTGGCCTTGTCGTGCGCGCCGTTGCCGGGCGAGCAGCGCGCGATGGTGGTGACGATCCTGGACATGTCGGTGGTGCGCAGCCTGCACCAGCAGCTCGAATACCAGGCGGTCACCGATCCGCTGACCGGGCTGCTCAACCGCCGTGGTTTCTATCAGGCCGTAGAGAGTGCGCTGGTGCGCAACGAGCGTGCGGAAAAGGCCCAGGCCCTGCTGTATCTGGACCTCGACGGTTTCAAGCGAATCAACGACAGCCATGGCCATGACGCTGGCGATCGAGCCCTGCGCTGGGTGGCCGAACAGCTCAAGGCGGTCCTGCGCCCCTTCGACGTGGTGGCGCGTCTGGGTGGCGACGAGTTCACAGCGTTGCTGGACAACCTCGACTACCCGGAGCAGGCGGCCAAGGTGGCGGAAAAGCTCATGGAACGCATCGCCATGGAGCAGACCGTGGAGGGCGTGGACATCAGCCTGGGCGTCAGCATTGGTATCGCCACCTACCCCGAATGCGGGGCCAACCTGGACAGCCTGCTGCGTGCGGCCGATATCGCCATGTACGCTGCGAAGCAGGCCGGCCGCCAGCAATACCGCTACTACGACCAGGATCTGAATGGCCGGGCGCGGTCGCGTCTACTGCTCGAAACCAGTGTCGGCGAAGCCATCGAGAACCGTGATTTCAGTTTGGTCTACCAGCCGCAGGTGTCGCTGCTCGACGGCCGTCTGCGAGGTTTCGAGGCGCTGTTGCGCTGGTGCCATCCCAGCGTGGGCGACGTGCAGCCGGGGCTGTTCATTCCCCTGCTCGAACAGGCGCGGCTGATCAATCGCCTGTCGAGCTGGATCTACACCCAGGGTGCGGCTCAGCGGCAGGCCTGGTCCAGCCGGTTTCCTGCCGAGCTTGTGCTCAGCATCAGCTTGAGCAATGCCCAGTTCGCCATGCCCAACCTGATTGCCGAACTGCAGCGCGCGATCGCCTTGCATGGGCTGCGCCCGCAACAGCTCGAAGTGGAAGTGGTGGAATGTTCGCTGATGCACAACCTGCCCCAGGCCACTACGCAACTGCATCAGCTGCGCAACCTGGGCGTACGCATTGCCCTGGACGATTTCGGCACGGGCCCGTGCTCGCTGAAGCTGCTGCGCGACTTGCCCATCGATACGCTCAAGCTGGACCGCCACCTGATCGCCAGGCTGCCCGACTCACACCCCGACGGTGTCTTCGCCCGCAGCGTGATCCAGGCCTGCAACGCCTTCGACATCACGGTGATCGCCGAGGGCGTGGAAACCGCCGAGCAATGCCAGTGGTTACGCGCCGCCGGTTGCGAATGGATCCAGGGCTTTGTGATTGCCCGGCCGTTGACTGCACAGGCTGCCAGCGACTTCCCACTGGTCAGCACGGGGGTGCAGCCTGCGGTGGTGTGA
- a CDS encoding GNAT family N-acetyltransferase: protein MAVEWMCMHHSELDVRQLYEILRLRSEVFVVEQQCPYQDVDGQDLYADTCHLLAWSDGQLVAYLRLLDPSTQDGDVVIGRVITAASARGTGLGHTLLSNALEQAAQRWPQVPIQLSAQAHLQGYYGRYGFIAQGEEYLEDNIPHIAMRRENEAAQG from the coding sequence ATGGCCGTCGAATGGATGTGCATGCACCACAGCGAGCTGGACGTGCGCCAGCTGTACGAAATCCTGCGCCTGCGCAGCGAAGTCTTCGTGGTCGAGCAGCAATGCCCCTACCAGGACGTCGACGGGCAGGACCTGTACGCCGACACCTGCCATCTGCTGGCGTGGAGTGACGGGCAGCTGGTGGCCTACCTGCGTCTGCTCGACCCGTCGACCCAGGACGGCGACGTGGTGATCGGCCGGGTGATCACCGCCGCATCGGCTCGCGGCACGGGATTGGGCCACACGTTGCTGTCCAACGCACTGGAGCAGGCCGCCCAACGCTGGCCGCAGGTGCCGATCCAGCTATCGGCCCAGGCCCATCTGCAGGGCTATTACGGCCGCTACGGTTTCATCGCCCAGGGCGAGGAATACCTCGAGGACAACATCCCGCACATCGCCATGCGCCGCGAGAACGAAGCTGCTCAGGGGTAG